In Helicobacter bilis, a genomic segment contains:
- a CDS encoding MarR family winged helix-turn-helix transcriptional regulator: MTYGIDDKLEDELHAEVLEKIELFQKEHVVPHLMLAARKMKQFAISHLKTFHIGFEQIAVLHALSLAKELNINQLAKIMQKDRGTASRCVESLCAKKYAIKTKSIKDQRIHVVRLTQSGEQFFIEVCQYFESIAQKPESAMSTCEIKQFHESLEKIINYCKNTQKTSHASCV, translated from the coding sequence ATGACATATGGCATTGACGATAAATTGGAGGATGAGTTACATGCAGAAGTCCTTGAGAAAATTGAGCTTTTTCAAAAAGAGCATGTTGTCCCACATCTTATGTTAGCAGCACGCAAAATGAAGCAGTTTGCTATAAGTCATTTGAAAACTTTTCATATTGGATTTGAACAAATTGCTGTTTTACATGCCCTATCACTTGCAAAAGAGTTAAATATTAATCAACTCGCAAAGATTATGCAAAAAGATAGAGGCACGGCTAGTCGCTGTGTAGAATCTTTATGTGCGAAAAAATATGCGATTAAGACAAAATCTATTAAAGACCAACGCATTCATGTCGTTCGTTTGACACAAAGCGGAGAGCAATTTTTCATAGAAGTGTGTCAGTATTTTGAGAGTATCGCACAAAAACCAGAGAGTGCTATGAGTACTTGTGAGATAAAGCAATTTCATGAGAGTTTAGAAAAAATTATTAATTATTGTAAAAATACACAAAAGACATCGCACGCAAGTTGCGTGTAA